The genomic interval TCGGCCTATACGATTCGGGAAATTTTAAAATCGGAGATACACTGACGGAGGGTGAGATAATGAACTTTGTCGGCATTCCTAGTTTTTCTCCCGAAATCTTCAAAGAGCTGGAAAATACGGATCCTTTTAAAACGAAACAGTTGGAAAAGGGAATCACGCAGTTGAGTGACGAAGGGGTGGCACAATTGTTTATCCAGAACCCTGGAAATCGGAAAATAATTGGGACCGTTGGAGAGCTACAGTTTGAAGTAATTCAGTTCAGATTGTTGCAGGAATATGGCGCTTCCTGTCGTTTTATATCCATGAGTACGAGCAAGGCCAATTGGGTGTCATCAGAAGATCCGGAGGCTCTTAAAAAGTTTCTGCGTAGCCATGCATCCAAGATTGCTTACGATAAAGAAGATCGTCCCGTTTTTTTAGCGGGTTCGCAATGGGATATCGACTATGCGTTAACTAACTATCCAAAGATCCAGTTCCACGAAACATCTGAATGGGATCGGGTAGATGCGAAAGCTTAGTTGAAGTCTCTTAGAAAAAGAAATATATAATAGTATATTTAACGATATGAAATATCGTTATCTACACCTATCCCTCTTTTTTGTCTTGTGCTTTTTTGCTTGCCAGCCTGCTGATGATTCCAGTCCGTTGATAGGCTTTGCAGATGCTTTTGAAGATGAGACAATTGGCCAGGCACGTGAAGGCTTTGTTGCGGCGCTTGCGGAACAGGGATTTAGTGAAAATGATAAAACTATTCGTATTCAGTACCGGAACGCCCAAGGGGATATTCCTACACTAACCCAGATGGTAAATTATTTTATTTCGGAGAAGGTCGATTTGATTGCTTCGAATACTACCTTGGCTACCATTACGGCTATTCAGCGTACATCTGAAATACCAGTTTTTATGATGGTTTCACCGGAGCCTAGCTTGATAAATGTTGTTGATGACGCCGGTGATGCACCAAAAAACCTGTTTGGTGTTGCTGAATCTTTAGATTATATCGACACAGCTTTTGCACTCATCCCAGAATTTGTGAAGCCTAAAAAGGATCAGATCGTTATTGGAATGGTTTATAACCAATCTGAACCACAATCAGTTAATGCTTTAGAACGGATGCGTGAAAATGCGCGGCAGTTGGGAGTTGTGATCGAAGCGTTGCCGCTGAATAATTCGGCTGAGGCACAATTGGTGACGACGTCTTTGCTTGATAAAGGGATCGATGCTTTTTTTGCGAATCCGGATAATACCGTTTTCGCTGCTTTTGAGACGATCGTGAAAAATTGTAATGAAAAGAATGTTCCAATCTTTACGAGTGAGTCGGGCTTGGTAGAACGTGGAGCAGTCGCAGCATTTGGAGCCGACATTTATGCGTGGGGGTATCAGGCGGGTATTCAGGCTGCCAAATTTTTGGAGGGTGATAAAGTTGGCCAATTAGCTATTGAGAGGGTAAAAGTACGAAAGCGAGTATTTAATCCCGATGCTGCTAAGCACTTTGGTTATACCTTTCCCGAAGGGTTTGAAGCAATATAAAATGGACTTGTATTTAACTGCACTTCTACAGGGTTTATGTCTTTCTGTTATGGCTTTAGGTATTTTTCTGACGCTGAAAATATTTAATATTCCGGATATCACAACAGATGGAAGCTATACATTGGGTGCAGCGATGGGTGCTCTGATGTTGACGAGCGATATGCCTCTCGTTTTTAGTTTTCTACTGGTTCTAACTTCAGGAGCTGTCGCAGGAATGTGTACCGGGTTGATTCATACGAAGTTGAAGATTGACCCCTTGTTGTCAGGAATTTTGGTGATGACGGGACTGTATTCAATAAACCTGACGATCATGGGTCGGTCAAACATCCCGTTAATCGGTGTCGAAACTCTTTTTAATCAATTTGAACTGATAGATAATCTGAACTTTAACACGCTGATCGTGTTGTCTGTAATTATTTTATTGTTTATTCTGATCATAACCTATGTTCTCAAGTCGGATTATGGTATTACGATGCGTGCTACGGGGCAAAGTGAGAATATGGTAAAAGCTCTTGGTGCGAATACAGACTCGGTGAAGATAATGGGTTTGGCATTTGCTAATGCACTGACTGCCTGTAGCGGATTTCTAATGGCGCAGTTCCAAGGTTTTTCGGACATCAATATGGGGATCGGTATCGTCATCGTTGGGTTGGGGTCAGTAATTATTGCCGGAACGATTATTCATTGGTTTGAAATCCAGTCGATCGTCATTAGTTTACTTCTAGTTTGCTTTGGCGCTATCATTTTCCAATTTGCATTGGCATTTACGCTAAGTATGGGGGTTGACCCCACTCTGCTGAAACTGACAACTGCTCTATTTGTATTGGCGATTGTAAGTTTACCACACCTTCAATTGAGGAGGAGGTTATCATGATTGAACTTAAAAATATTTCTAAAGTTTACAACAAAGGAAAGCCGAATGAAGTTACAGCACTGCGGCAGATTGATTTAAATATCAAGGCGAAGGATTTTGTTACCATAGTGGGTTCGAACGGTTCTGGTAAATCGACATTGTTAAATATTATTGCTGGAAGTATTCCTAGTTCGACAGGTACGATACGCATAAATGGGACCGACGTTAGTCGGCTACCTGAATACAAAAGAAGCAAATGGCTCGCCCGTGTTTTTCAAGACCCTCTACAAGGTACTGCTGGTGGATTGAATATCCTTGAAAATTTCCGTTTGGCTGCACTTCGGTCTTCCTCGAAAAAGCTAGCAATTGGTCTGAATAAGGACTTCGTAAAGACGGTCGAAGAAAAAGTAGCAGCTTTGGGACTGGGGCTGGAAAATAAACTGGAGCAATCGATGGGCAGTCTTTCGGGCGGCCAGCGACAAGCATTGAGTTTGCTCATGAGCGTTATGGCTGATCTGGATATCTTATTATTGGATGAACCTACAGCTGCGTTGGATCCGCGATCTGCGGCGACTGTATTGAGACTAACGGATCAGCTTGTTCAAGAGTATGGAATAACCGCAGTGATGGTGACACACAACATGAAAGAAGCACATCAATATGGTAAGCGTTTACTCGTTATGAAGGAAGGTGAGGTTTTTCAAGATATATCAGGCGAGACGAAGAAACAGCTGGAACTAACTGACATGTACGACTGGTTTGCTTAAAACAATTTGAGGTAAATAACCTTTAGTATAGTGTACAAAATGTTTTTTATGGAATATATTGATTACTATAAAGTATTAGGCGTAGATAAGTCAGCGTCGGCTGCCGAAATCAAAAAAGCCTATCGAAAACTAGCGCGGAAATATCACCCGGATCTGAACCCGAACGACAAGGAAGCGGAAAAGAAGTTTAAAGAAATCAATGAAGCAAATGAAGTGCTAAACGATCCTGAAAAACGTGCGAAATATGATCAATACGGCGAAAATTGGCAGCATGCCGATGCCTTCGAAGCTCAAAGACGATCCCAGCAGTCTAGCAGGGGACAGGGTTCTACCTATCAATCTGCTGGTAACCCTTTTGAAGGGTTCTCTGGATCAGCTGACTTTGGGCGAGGGGATTTCTCTGATTTCTTTTCGTCCATGTTTGGGCAGGCAGATGGTCGTGGCGGACGCTCGACTCAGTTTCGAGGAGGCGATTACCGCGCCGAATTGCACTTGAGCCTCAGGCAGGCTGCTGAAACACATAAACAAAGTTTAAACGTCGATGGAAAGGCAATTCGGATTACCGTACCGGCGGGTGTTGGCAATGGACAGGAAATAAAACTAAAAGGATACGGAGGCCCGGGGATAAACAATGGTCCTAACGGCGACCTGTATATTACATTTTTAGTCGCCGATGACCCCGTTTTCAAGCGTAGTGGGGATGATTTATTTGTAAATAAAGAAATCGACCTCTATACAGCCGTTTTAGGTGGTGAAATTACGGTTGAGACGCTGACCGGAAAGGTGAAACTGAAAGTTAAACCGGAGACTCAAAACAACGCAAAGGTGAAACTCAAAGGAAAAGGTTTTCCGGTATATAAAAAAGAAGGACAATTTGGTGATCTGATCATTGTCTATGATGTAAAAATCCCAACCAACTTGTCTTCTGAACAAAAGGAATTATTTAGGAAATTAGCAGAGATGAAATGAAGACATCAATTGTAAAAATCACTGAATATTGTAGCTATTGTCAAGCGGATCTCGACTTTGTCAATTCATTAGAAGAGATCGGGCTGATTGAAACATCGGTAATCGATGGCGAACGATTTATTCATGAGGATCAGCTGCGTGATCTTGATCGTTACGCAAACTGGCATTATGAAATGGAGATCAATATTGAAGGGATCGATGCGCTAAGGAATGCAGTCACAAAAATACAACATTTGCAATCCGAAATTTTATATCTCAAAGAGAAGCTCCGGATGTATGAACCTTAATGCTTTTTCTTTTAATGCGGTTCATTGCCACCGAAGCAGAGATATTTAAGTTCCATGAATTCATCCAGGCCATGCTTAGAACCCTCCCTGCCAATGCCTGATTGCTTAATTCCACCGAATGGTGCCGGAGCCGTAGAGACTAACCCGGTATTGATGCCCACCATGCCTGACTCGATAGCTTCGGCGACCCTCCAGCAACGATTTATATCCTGACTATAGAAATAAGCGGCAAGTCCAAATTCGGTTGAATTGGCGAGTTGAATTGCTTCATCTTCATTTTTAAAACGAAACAAAGCTATGACGGGGCCAAATGTTTCTTCGTTAGCCAATAACGCATCGGTCGGGACGTCAGCGATTACCGTAGGCTGAAAGAATAAGTCCTTAATTGCAGAACCTCCAGTTAATAGCTTTGCACCCTTTTTGATTGCGTCCGCGACATGTTGTTCTACTTTTTCCCGGCCTTTTTTATTGATTAAAGGACCGACTTGAACGTCTTTTTTTAATCCGTTTCCCGTTTTTAATGAGTTGACCGCAGTAGTCATCTTATCGGCGAATTTTTCAAATACTTTATCATGAACTAAAAACCGATTGGCTGCAACGCAGGTTTGCCCGGAGTTTCTAAATTTCGCGATGATTGCCCCTTCGACCGCCTTATCAAGATCAGCATCGTCAAATACAATGAAAGGCGCATTCCCTCCTAGCTCGAAAGATACTTTTTTGATTGTTTCTGAAGCTTGAGCCATGAGAATTTGTCCGACTGCAGTAGATCCAGTAAAAGATATTTTTCTGACAAGAGGGTTGGTGCTAAGTTCTTTGCCCATACCTGAGCTGTCTTTTCCGGTGACCACATTGAAAGTGCCCTTGGGGAAGCCTGCTTCCTCAGCTAACTTGGCTAAGGCCAGAGCTGTCAACGGAGTTTCTGATGCCGGTCTGATAACTACTGTGCAGCCGGCTGCTAACGCAGGGGCTACTTTTCGTGTTATCATTGCCAAAGGGAAATTCCAAGGAGTGATAGCCGAAGCGACGCCCACACCCTGTTTTATCGTAACAATGCGGTTGGCCGGATTGGGGGATGGTATAGTTTCTCCGTATGCTCGTTTCCCCTCTTCAGCAAACCAAGCAATAAAAGAAGCACCGTAGCTGATTTCCGCGTAGCTTTCGCTAATGGGCTTTCCGCTCTCTAGGGTGATTATCTCTGCGATTTTATCCTTGTTTTCATCGATCAGCCTGTCAAGTCGGCTCAAGAGGTCTCCACGGTTTTGAGCTGTCTCATGACGCCATGATAACCAAGCTTTATGAGCTGCTTTGATAGCTGATCGGGTTTCTTTGACAGACAGATCAGCCACTTCGGCAATTGCTTTGCCGTCAGCAGGGTTGATAACCGGGAAGCTTTTCTTACCTTTCTCCCATTTTCCGTTTATATATGATTGTTCGATAATCAGATTGTTGGCCTTTTTCATTTTGACGTTGTTCATTGTGAATTGCTGAGTGTGGTAAAATTGAATTATTTCAGCAATCGTTAAATTTAATAATTTAAACCAATAACTTTATAGCCGGTTTTATATGTCGAACACGGATGTTAAAGTATTTGTTTTCTTTTATTTTTAGTTTCCTATGCGTTGTTACCTATGCTCAAAGTGAAGCAGTGCAAGATACTCAAGCGGTTCGAAAGCCACTGACTTATTGGCAAAAGCGAGATTCGATACAACGTGCTGAAAGACTTGAGAAGCAGCGGATAGCGGATTCTATTAAGCATGTTCAGGACTCTTTGCAGATGGTCTGGTTAAAGCCGCCTGATCCAGATCGTCCCAACATGTTTTTAGATAGCTTGCGGGATCTCTATACGGTTAAGAATGGTGATTTCTTTACCTGGAATGAGCAATTTGCCAAAGATAAAAAGCAATTTCGCATTGCTCCGATCAAATTGCACCGAGATCAATGGATCATAGGGATTATTATTGCTTTGTTTGTTGTCCTGGCTGCAATTCGTATTAGCTACCCTAACGAGACCTTGGTGATGTTTCAGGGATTTTACAACAATCGTGTGCTTGCTCAGATTAGTAAAGAAGACAATCTTTTTAACTCTTGGCCGTTTATATTTCTCTATCTTCTTTTTGGCTTTACCATCGGGATGTTCTTGTTTTTGGTCAGTAAGTTTACCAGGCTAGGTGGGGTAACCGAGGGTATTAATCTTTATATCGCATTTTCTGTCAGCGTCTTGATTTTATTTACGGTCAAGATTGTTACAGTTCGGTTTCTAGGTTTCCTGTTCGATATTTCAAGATTAGTGAGGGAGTATGTTTCTATTCTTTACTTAAGTTATTTTAATGCCGCTCTGCTATTCTTGCCCATTGTACTTATCATGGCTTTTTCGTCAAGACTTCTTGCGAAATATTACATTGTTTTTGCGTTTATTTTGTTGGTTGGAATCTTTATTTTGCAGTTTTTGCGAGCGGGGAGTTCAATTTTTAAAACCTATTCACTTTCAAAGTTTTATTTAATTCTGTATCTTTGCGCCCTTGAAATAGGTCCAATTCTTATCTTGATAAAGATTTTGGGGTTTTAAAAAAATATGGAAATGCACGAACCAATAGAGGAAAGAGCAAAGAAAGTAAAAAGCATCTTGGTTACTTTGCCGAAGCCGGAAAATGAAAAATCACCCTATTTTGCTTTAGCAAAAAAGTACAATTTAAAACTTGATTTCAGAGCCTTTATCCACGTTGAGGGCGTCTCTGCTAGAGAATTTCGAAAAGAACGCACCAATTTGGCGGATTTTACAGCCATCATTTTTACGAGTAGAAACGCTGTTGATCATTTCTTTCGGATTTGCGAGGAAATGCGTTATGACGTGCCCTCCGATTTAAAATACTTTTGTTTATCAGAAACGATTGCCTTGTATCTTCAGAAATACATCCAGTATAGAAAGCGCAAGATCTTCTTTGGTAAGCAAACAGCGCAAGATTTGGAAGATATTTTAAAGAAGCACGCTAAAGAGAAATTTTTATTTCCTTGTTCAAACGTTGCGGGTGAGGAGACACAGAATTGGTTAGCCGATAATGGTTATGATTTCACGCCGGCTGTATTATTTAAAACGGTAGTGAGTGATCTGTCAGACTTGAAAGAGGTTTTTTATGATATTATTGTATTCTTTAGCCCCTCCAGTGTGCAGTCTCTTTTTGAAAACTTCCCTGATTTTGAACAAAACGATACACGCTTAGCTGCTTTTGGACCAAGTACACACCAAGCTGTTTTGGATAGAGGGTTGGTTCTTGACATAGCTGCCCCTACGCCTGAAGCACCCAGTATGACGATGGCAATTGAGCAATATGTTACTCAGGTTGTAAAGTAGTTAATCCTTATAGAACTTCTAAGGCTCTTGCGAGATGAAAAACTCTTGGAGAGCCTTTGTTTGTTTAAAGCTCAATACCTGT from Pedobacter indicus carries:
- a CDS encoding ABC transporter substrate-binding protein, giving the protein MKYRYLHLSLFFVLCFFACQPADDSSPLIGFADAFEDETIGQAREGFVAALAEQGFSENDKTIRIQYRNAQGDIPTLTQMVNYFISEKVDLIASNTTLATITAIQRTSEIPVFMMVSPEPSLINVVDDAGDAPKNLFGVAESLDYIDTAFALIPEFVKPKKDQIVIGMVYNQSEPQSVNALERMRENARQLGVVIEALPLNNSAEAQLVTTSLLDKGIDAFFANPDNTVFAAFETIVKNCNEKNVPIFTSESGLVERGAVAAFGADIYAWGYQAGIQAAKFLEGDKVGQLAIERVKVRKRVFNPDAAKHFGYTFPEGFEAI
- a CDS encoding ABC transporter permease, which translates into the protein MDLYLTALLQGLCLSVMALGIFLTLKIFNIPDITTDGSYTLGAAMGALMLTSDMPLVFSFLLVLTSGAVAGMCTGLIHTKLKIDPLLSGILVMTGLYSINLTIMGRSNIPLIGVETLFNQFELIDNLNFNTLIVLSVIILLFILIITYVLKSDYGITMRATGQSENMVKALGANTDSVKIMGLAFANALTACSGFLMAQFQGFSDINMGIGIVIVGLGSVIIAGTIIHWFEIQSIVISLLLVCFGAIIFQFALAFTLSMGVDPTLLKLTTALFVLAIVSLPHLQLRRRLS
- a CDS encoding ABC transporter ATP-binding protein produces the protein MIELKNISKVYNKGKPNEVTALRQIDLNIKAKDFVTIVGSNGSGKSTLLNIIAGSIPSSTGTIRINGTDVSRLPEYKRSKWLARVFQDPLQGTAGGLNILENFRLAALRSSSKKLAIGLNKDFVKTVEEKVAALGLGLENKLEQSMGSLSGGQRQALSLLMSVMADLDILLLDEPTAALDPRSAATVLRLTDQLVQEYGITAVMVTHNMKEAHQYGKRLLVMKEGEVFQDISGETKKQLELTDMYDWFA
- a CDS encoding DnaJ C-terminal domain-containing protein codes for the protein MEYIDYYKVLGVDKSASAAEIKKAYRKLARKYHPDLNPNDKEAEKKFKEINEANEVLNDPEKRAKYDQYGENWQHADAFEAQRRSQQSSRGQGSTYQSAGNPFEGFSGSADFGRGDFSDFFSSMFGQADGRGGRSTQFRGGDYRAELHLSLRQAAETHKQSLNVDGKAIRITVPAGVGNGQEIKLKGYGGPGINNGPNGDLYITFLVADDPVFKRSGDDLFVNKEIDLYTAVLGGEITVETLTGKVKLKVKPETQNNAKVKLKGKGFPVYKKEGQFGDLIIVYDVKIPTNLSSEQKELFRKLAEMK
- a CDS encoding chaperone modulator CbpM, which produces MKTSIVKITEYCSYCQADLDFVNSLEEIGLIETSVIDGERFIHEDQLRDLDRYANWHYEMEINIEGIDALRNAVTKIQHLQSEILYLKEKLRMYEP
- a CDS encoding NAD-dependent succinate-semialdehyde dehydrogenase, which produces MKKANNLIIEQSYINGKWEKGKKSFPVINPADGKAIAEVADLSVKETRSAIKAAHKAWLSWRHETAQNRGDLLSRLDRLIDENKDKIAEIITLESGKPISESYAEISYGASFIAWFAEEGKRAYGETIPSPNPANRIVTIKQGVGVASAITPWNFPLAMITRKVAPALAAGCTVVIRPASETPLTALALAKLAEEAGFPKGTFNVVTGKDSSGMGKELSTNPLVRKISFTGSTAVGQILMAQASETIKKVSFELGGNAPFIVFDDADLDKAVEGAIIAKFRNSGQTCVAANRFLVHDKVFEKFADKMTTAVNSLKTGNGLKKDVQVGPLINKKGREKVEQHVADAIKKGAKLLTGGSAIKDLFFQPTVIADVPTDALLANEETFGPVIALFRFKNEDEAIQLANSTEFGLAAYFYSQDINRCWRVAEAIESGMVGINTGLVSTAPAPFGGIKQSGIGREGSKHGLDEFMELKYLCFGGNEPH
- a CDS encoding DUF4271 domain-containing protein encodes the protein MLKYLFSFIFSFLCVVTYAQSEAVQDTQAVRKPLTYWQKRDSIQRAERLEKQRIADSIKHVQDSLQMVWLKPPDPDRPNMFLDSLRDLYTVKNGDFFTWNEQFAKDKKQFRIAPIKLHRDQWIIGIIIALFVVLAAIRISYPNETLVMFQGFYNNRVLAQISKEDNLFNSWPFIFLYLLFGFTIGMFLFLVSKFTRLGGVTEGINLYIAFSVSVLILFTVKIVTVRFLGFLFDISRLVREYVSILYLSYFNAALLFLPIVLIMAFSSRLLAKYYIVFAFILLVGIFILQFLRAGSSIFKTYSLSKFYLILYLCALEIGPILILIKILGF
- a CDS encoding uroporphyrinogen-III synthase, with the protein product MHEPIEERAKKVKSILVTLPKPENEKSPYFALAKKYNLKLDFRAFIHVEGVSAREFRKERTNLADFTAIIFTSRNAVDHFFRICEEMRYDVPSDLKYFCLSETIALYLQKYIQYRKRKIFFGKQTAQDLEDILKKHAKEKFLFPCSNVAGEETQNWLADNGYDFTPAVLFKTVVSDLSDLKEVFYDIIVFFSPSSVQSLFENFPDFEQNDTRLAAFGPSTHQAVLDRGLVLDIAAPTPEAPSMTMAIEQYVTQVVK